Proteins encoded by one window of Mercenaria mercenaria strain notata chromosome 4, MADL_Memer_1, whole genome shotgun sequence:
- the LOC123551140 gene encoding uncharacterized protein LOC123551140: MATRPIDGWSYNTLHRTTVVAQRTYERARSRNVEWPKQKPPCMPVQDVEEPFVYTSLDEAFSTILQFMSQTTKQCKKYYKSNPPSNTQEVEQRHCNRFHASRNTTQCRKPMTSSVHRQTDQHVSRPEYIPSQYT; encoded by the exons CCAATAGATGGTTGGTCCTACAATACATTACACAGAACAACTGTAGTGGCTCAGAGAACATATGAAAGGGCTCGTAGCAGGAATGTAGAATGGCCAAAACAGAAACCTCCTTGCATGCCTGTTCAG GATGTGGAAGAGCCATTTGTATATACAAGTCTAGATGAAGCTTTCTCCACTATACTGCAGTTTATGTCCCAGACTACAAAACAGTGCAAG AAGTATTACAAAAGCAATCCCCCATCTAATACTCAGGAAGTGGAACAACGACACTGTAACCGGTTTCATGCTTCACGCAATACAACACAGTGCAGGAAACCA ATGACCAGCAGTGTACACAGACAGACAGATCAACATGTATCAAGACCAGAATATATACCCTCTCAGTATACCTAG